The following coding sequences are from one Vibrio syngnathi window:
- a CDS encoding adenylosuccinate synthase, translated as MPSIVVVGANWGDEGKGRIVDFLADQASASIRFQGGNNAGHTVVNDFGTFKLHQLPSGIFNPDCTAVLGPGMVISPAALTQEIAEVQAAGITVKMAISDRATLCLPLHALEDTLEEERLGDGAYGSTRQGIAPAYGDRVMKKGILVGWLNQPEILQQRIQFLLDWKMPQLKALYPQCDFTQTASEMTEWLLEVTKAWRPFICNVTEPLKALQSQDANLLFEAQLGAGRDLVYGEYPWTTSSNVTAAYAGIGSGLPALRPERVIAVAKSFSSSVGTGTLVTAMEEQDSFRESSNEYGATTGRPRDMGYFDAVATRNGVDLQAATEIALTKIDCLSGLSELKICTAYSGEHTENPIWPQTAELKPVYEDMAGWDEDITGCRTFESLPQAAQDYVTRIEELMGVPIVMVSVGPEREQMIIRG; from the coding sequence ATGCCATCTATTGTTGTTGTAGGCGCAAACTGGGGCGACGAAGGCAAAGGCCGTATCGTTGATTTTTTAGCAGACCAAGCTTCTGCTAGCATTCGCTTTCAAGGCGGAAACAATGCCGGTCATACCGTAGTAAACGACTTCGGTACATTCAAACTGCACCAACTACCGAGTGGTATTTTTAATCCTGATTGTACGGCAGTTCTTGGCCCTGGCATGGTGATCAGCCCTGCTGCGCTAACTCAAGAGATTGCAGAAGTACAAGCGGCTGGCATCACAGTGAAAATGGCGATTTCAGACCGTGCAACGTTGTGTCTACCTTTACACGCGCTTGAAGACACGCTTGAAGAAGAGCGTTTAGGCGATGGTGCTTATGGCTCAACACGTCAAGGTATTGCACCAGCGTACGGTGACCGTGTAATGAAGAAAGGCATTCTTGTCGGTTGGCTGAATCAACCTGAGATTTTACAGCAGCGCATTCAATTCCTGCTTGATTGGAAGATGCCTCAACTTAAAGCGCTATACCCACAATGTGACTTCACTCAGACTGCTTCTGAAATGACAGAGTGGCTCCTTGAAGTGACTAAAGCTTGGCGCCCATTCATTTGCAACGTGACTGAGCCGCTAAAAGCACTGCAATCGCAAGACGCGAACCTACTGTTTGAAGCTCAGCTAGGCGCAGGTCGTGACCTTGTCTACGGTGAATACCCTTGGACGACGTCTTCTAATGTAACCGCAGCTTACGCGGGTATCGGTAGTGGTCTACCTGCCCTTCGCCCTGAGCGCGTTATTGCTGTTGCTAAATCGTTCAGCTCATCTGTTGGTACTGGTACGCTAGTGACTGCAATGGAAGAGCAAGACAGCTTCCGCGAAAGCTCTAACGAATATGGCGCAACAACGGGTCGCCCACGTGATATGGGCTACTTTGATGCGGTAGCAACTCGCAACGGCGTTGACCTACAAGCCGCGACTGAAATCGCACTGACTAAGATTGATTGCCTGTCTGGTTTATCTGAACTTAAGATCTGTACCGCTTACTCTGGTGAGCACACTGAAAACCCGATTTGGCCACAAACGGCTGAACTAAAGCCGGTATATGAAGATATGGCAGGTTGGGATGAAGACATCACGGGCTGCCGCACATTTGAGAGCCTTCCTCAAGCAGCACAAGATTACGTTACGCGTATCGAAGAGTTGATGGGTGTGCCAATTGTGATGGTATCAGTAGGCCCTGAGCGTGAGCAAATGATCATTCGAGGTTAG
- the dmeF gene encoding CDF family Co(II)/Ni(II) efflux transporter DmeF, with amino-acid sequence MSFPTRHQHNFSSHNSQGEKRTFYVLLLTIITMVVEIVAGTIYGSMALLADGWHMGTHAAAFGITLFAYRYAKKHAESERFSFGTGKVSVLGGYTSAIALGIVALLMLVESVHRLFNPQAIQFNEAIIVACIGLTVNVVSMFLLGDHHHDHGHEHGHDHSKNHGHSHGHSHSHDHDSDHGHKHVEHHGHHHDHNLRAAYMHVLADTLTSLLAIVALLFGKFYGWNWLDAAMGMVGAFVIAKWTMNLMKQTSPILLDENIDQDYRDSVTETLTPYASVTDFHMWKVSGHHYSAAITLESNSDKTVSEYKQMLAKFDKINHLTLEVHSNDHAKYRTA; translated from the coding sequence TTGAGTTTTCCAACACGTCACCAACACAACTTTTCTTCACATAACAGCCAAGGTGAAAAGCGTACTTTCTACGTTCTCTTGTTAACTATCATCACCATGGTTGTCGAGATCGTTGCCGGTACTATTTACGGCTCTATGGCGTTACTTGCTGATGGTTGGCATATGGGGACGCATGCTGCGGCGTTTGGCATCACCTTATTTGCATACCGATATGCGAAGAAACATGCCGAGAGCGAACGTTTCTCTTTTGGTACTGGCAAAGTCAGCGTGCTAGGGGGCTATACCAGCGCGATTGCGTTGGGGATTGTGGCATTGTTGATGCTGGTGGAATCGGTACATCGCTTGTTTAACCCACAAGCAATTCAGTTCAATGAAGCGATCATCGTTGCTTGTATTGGTTTAACCGTGAATGTAGTGAGTATGTTTTTACTCGGCGATCACCATCATGATCACGGACACGAGCATGGTCATGATCATAGTAAGAACCATGGCCATTCGCACGGTCATTCACATAGTCATGATCACGACAGCGACCATGGTCATAAACATGTTGAGCATCACGGACACCATCATGATCACAATCTACGCGCAGCCTACATGCATGTGTTGGCGGATACTTTGACGTCTCTGCTTGCGATTGTTGCGCTGCTATTTGGTAAGTTTTACGGTTGGAACTGGTTAGATGCAGCAATGGGAATGGTTGGCGCATTCGTGATTGCCAAGTGGACGATGAACCTTATGAAACAAACCAGCCCAATCCTGCTGGATGAGAATATCGACCAAGATTATCGTGACTCAGTGACCGAAACCTTAACGCCTTATGCGTCGGTAACCGATTTCCATATGTGGAAGGTGAGTGGACATCACTATTCAGCAGCGATTACTCTTGAATCAAACAGTGACAAAACCGTCTCTGAATATAAACAAATGCTCGCCAAGTTTGATAAGATTAATCATCTTACTCTTGAAGTGCATTCAAACGACCATGCGAAATATAGAACAGCTTAA
- a CDS encoding MarR family winged helix-turn-helix transcriptional regulator → MRNIEQLNQILTEFYDKMSSWEQSVVKETGYSLAQVHTIEVLGMHGALRMKELAEKLGITTGTLTVQIEKLVKAELIERHEHPTDRRAIVVALTDEGQKIHVHHNQLHLNLVNGLTQDIEEDEKAVLLKCLTKMVKAF, encoded by the coding sequence ATGCGAAATATAGAACAGCTTAACCAAATACTGACTGAGTTCTACGATAAAATGTCTTCGTGGGAGCAGTCTGTTGTCAAAGAGACAGGTTATTCCCTTGCTCAAGTACACACCATTGAAGTGCTCGGTATGCATGGCGCGTTAAGAATGAAAGAGCTCGCTGAAAAGTTGGGTATCACCACGGGTACGCTTACCGTTCAAATCGAAAAGTTGGTTAAAGCTGAATTGATTGAGCGGCATGAACACCCAACAGATCGTCGTGCGATTGTGGTTGCTTTGACTGATGAAGGGCAGAAGATACACGTTCACCACAACCAGCTTCACTTGAATTTGGTTAATGGACTAACACAAGACATCGAAGAAGATGAGAAAGCGGTGTTATTGAAGTGCCTAACCAAGATGGTGAAAGCGTTTTAG
- a CDS encoding LysR family transcriptional regulator, whose product MMLDINLLKTFVTLAEYKHFGKAANALHMTQPNVSLHLKQLEQQTRIKLIERSPFQLTQAGERLLETSQRTLLELQICQADLNAINDLKIGTLTIAVSDIISRFLLIRPFQKFKAQYPGIDLTLLNTTSSQASSLVKNAQADIGFVIAKEQHNESLYFTKLQELSWCALGDGFDIQGSDSLPKSDLTDVDTELTLILLGHDTRTRDFIDEGLPSLNLPNHRVMEVGSVDAQIDWAEAGFGVAIIPEFAISTKQHLNSKITPLTNFSSTSLGYIVRQNQVLSKATKQLLGWVNDEITQLQNQ is encoded by the coding sequence ATGATGCTCGATATTAATTTGTTGAAGACGTTTGTGACGCTAGCGGAATATAAGCATTTTGGGAAAGCGGCCAATGCACTGCACATGACACAACCCAATGTGAGTTTGCACCTAAAACAACTGGAACAACAAACACGCATAAAGTTGATAGAGAGAAGCCCTTTTCAATTGACTCAAGCGGGTGAACGGCTATTGGAAACAAGCCAAAGAACGCTACTCGAACTGCAGATTTGTCAGGCTGATCTCAATGCGATTAACGACCTCAAAATAGGTACATTAACTATTGCCGTGAGTGACATCATTTCCCGGTTTTTGTTGATTCGCCCATTCCAGAAGTTTAAAGCACAGTATCCGGGTATCGACCTTACGCTATTGAATACCACGTCATCTCAGGCATCGAGTTTAGTTAAAAATGCTCAAGCGGATATTGGTTTTGTTATCGCAAAAGAACAGCACAACGAGTCGTTGTATTTCACAAAGCTGCAAGAGCTTTCTTGGTGCGCGTTAGGCGATGGGTTTGATATTCAAGGCTCTGATAGTTTGCCAAAAAGTGATCTCACGGATGTTGATACCGAGCTCACATTGATTCTACTTGGCCATGATACGAGAACCCGTGATTTCATTGATGAAGGTTTACCAAGCCTTAATTTACCCAATCACAGAGTAATGGAAGTAGGGAGTGTCGACGCTCAAATCGACTGGGCAGAAGCGGGATTTGGCGTTGCCATCATTCCTGAATTTGCGATATCCACCAAGCAGCATCTGAATTCAAAAATTACACCATTGACGAATTTCTCTAGCACGAGCCTTGGTTATATCGTGAGGCAGAATCAAGTCTTGTCTAAAGCGACCAAGCAGTTATTAGGTTGGGTGAATGATGAGATTACCCAGTTGCAAAACCAATAA